The following proteins are encoded in a genomic region of Nomascus leucogenys isolate Asia chromosome 17, Asia_NLE_v1, whole genome shotgun sequence:
- the LOC100606657 gene encoding galectin-16 produces the protein MSFLTVPYKLPVSLSVGSCVIIKGTPIDSSINEPQLQVDFYTEMNEDSEIAFHLRVHLGRRVVMNSREFGIWMLEENLHYVPFEDGKPFDLRIYVCHNEYEVKVNGEYIYAFVHRIPPSYVKMIQVWRDVSLDSVLVNNGRR, from the exons ATGTCATTTCTAACC GTGCCATACAAACTGCCTGTGTCTTTGTCTGTTGGTTCCTGTGTGATAATCAAAGGGACACCGATTGACTCTTCTAT CAATGAACCACAGCTGCAGGTGGATTTCTACACTGAGATGAATGAGGACTCAGAAATTGCCTTCCATTTGCGAGTGCACTTAGGCCGTCGTGTGGTCATGAACAGTCGTGAGTTTGGGATATGGATGTTGGAGGAGAATTTACACTATGTGCCCTTTGAGGATGGCAAACCATTTGACTTGCGCATCTACGTGTGTCACAATGAGTATGAG GTAAAGGTAAATGGTGAATACATTTACGCCTTTGTCCATCGAATCCCGCCATCATATGTGAAGATGATTCAAGTGTGGAGAGATGTCTCCCTGGACTCAGTGCTTGTCAACAATGGACGGAGATGA